Proteins encoded in a region of the Cupriavidus pauculus genome:
- a CDS encoding efflux RND transporter periplasmic adaptor subunit, protein MTAAARPHKHARARIAIAAILLVCVGGYVATRVFAPKPGKPPTPPVGVTTARAQAQDVDIGLVGVGTVQAMQTVTVKPRIDGQLESVGFVEGQDVKQGQVLARIDPRTFQAQLQQAQATRARDAANLANAKLDLTRFQGLITENATTQQTLDTQRATVAQLEAAVRNDDAQIALARVQLDFTTITAPLAGRVGARLVDPGNIVHATDTTGLVVIRQIDPIDVVFTLPEEAVSRIHDATHDDTTPLAVDANERESGKRLGEGKLILVNNTIDTTSGTIQLKARFPNPTHALWPGQYVDARLVLGQRTQAITVPSSAIQRNDAGTYVYAVQADDTVAMKPVDVAELQGDRAVIAKGIAAGDRVVAEGQYKLRAGAKIVESTATAATPRS, encoded by the coding sequence ATGACCGCCGCAGCCCGACCTCACAAGCACGCCCGCGCACGCATCGCCATCGCGGCGATCCTCCTCGTCTGCGTGGGCGGGTACGTTGCCACGCGCGTGTTCGCGCCCAAGCCGGGCAAGCCCCCCACGCCGCCCGTCGGCGTGACCACGGCCCGCGCACAGGCGCAGGACGTGGATATCGGCCTCGTCGGCGTCGGCACCGTGCAGGCGATGCAGACCGTCACGGTCAAGCCGCGCATCGACGGACAGCTGGAGAGCGTGGGCTTCGTCGAGGGGCAGGACGTGAAGCAGGGACAGGTACTCGCGCGCATCGACCCGCGCACGTTCCAGGCGCAGTTGCAGCAGGCGCAGGCCACGCGCGCGCGCGACGCGGCCAACCTCGCCAACGCGAAGCTGGACCTCACGCGCTTCCAGGGACTGATCACGGAAAACGCGACCACGCAGCAGACGCTCGATACGCAGCGCGCAACGGTGGCGCAGCTCGAAGCCGCGGTGCGTAACGATGACGCGCAGATCGCGCTCGCGCGTGTGCAGCTCGACTTCACGACGATCACCGCGCCGCTGGCCGGCCGCGTCGGCGCGCGCCTCGTCGATCCCGGCAATATCGTCCACGCGACCGATACCACGGGTCTCGTCGTGATCCGGCAGATCGATCCCATCGACGTGGTGTTCACGCTGCCCGAAGAAGCGGTGTCGCGCATTCATGACGCCACGCACGACGACACCACCCCACTGGCCGTCGATGCCAACGAGCGCGAGTCCGGCAAGCGGCTCGGCGAGGGCAAGCTGATTCTCGTGAACAACACGATCGATACCACGAGCGGCACCATCCAGCTCAAGGCGCGCTTTCCGAACCCGACCCATGCACTGTGGCCGGGCCAGTACGTCGATGCGCGCCTCGTACTGGGCCAGCGCACGCAGGCGATCACGGTGCCCTCTTCCGCCATCCAGCGCAACGATGCGGGCACGTATGTCTATGCGGTGCAGGCCGACGACACCGTGGCGATGAAGCCCGTCGATGTCGCCGAGTTGCAGGGCGACCGCGCAGTCATCGCCAAGGGCATCGCCGCGGGCGACCGCGTCGTCGCCGAAGGCCAGTACAAGCTGCGCGCCGGCGCAAAGATCGTCGAATCCACCGCTACCGCCGCCACGCCCCGCTCATGA
- a CDS encoding efflux transporter outer membrane subunit yields the protein MTAPPPGAARAAVAATLTTLALAALAALSGCTVGPDYVKPTLSDQQLPANWREVPPPDDQWKVAQPASIDPNQDWWTAYGDVTLNGLVDAAMAANQTLRQAEASYRQARALTQQARAGLFPTLGAEVSTGRGRASSNGVPAVSNSHAALLDASWEVDLWGLVRRAVEAARDTEQATAADLAAARLAIQAEVAQDYVQLRTTDVLKDLFARTVAADEESLKLTQSQFRAGIATDADVSLAQVTLESARAQGIDLDVQRTQLEHALAVLTGHAPGAFALAQAAPGTPVTMRLLAPPPGLPSTLLERRPDIAAAERRMAAANAQIGVARAAYYPQLTLSASGGGSSANLANWFIAPGRVWSLGAGLAQTIFDGGLRSGRNDQAVAAYDESAAAYRQTVLSGLQEVEDSLSALRVLDQEVVVQDRAVDAARRAERVSLAQYRAGTAQYLTVITAQQLALTNERTAITLRGRAFAASVALVKATGGGWQTDALRSPPPMTTHDAPAVAAQR from the coding sequence ATGACCGCTCCCCCACCAGGTGCCGCGCGCGCCGCCGTTGCCGCCACCCTCACCACGCTCGCGCTCGCCGCGCTGGCGGCGCTCTCCGGATGCACGGTCGGCCCCGACTACGTCAAGCCTACGCTCTCCGACCAGCAATTACCGGCCAATTGGCGCGAGGTGCCGCCGCCCGACGACCAGTGGAAGGTCGCGCAGCCGGCCAGCATCGATCCGAACCAGGACTGGTGGACCGCCTATGGCGATGTGACCCTGAATGGACTCGTCGATGCGGCCATGGCGGCCAATCAGACGCTACGGCAGGCGGAAGCGAGCTATCGGCAGGCGCGCGCGCTCACGCAGCAGGCGCGGGCCGGGCTGTTCCCGACGCTCGGCGCGGAGGTCTCGACGGGCCGCGGCCGCGCGTCGTCGAATGGCGTGCCGGCCGTGTCGAACAGCCATGCCGCGTTGCTCGATGCCAGCTGGGAAGTCGATCTGTGGGGCCTCGTGCGCCGCGCCGTGGAAGCCGCGCGCGACACCGAGCAGGCCACGGCGGCCGACCTGGCCGCCGCGCGGCTCGCCATTCAGGCCGAGGTCGCGCAGGACTACGTCCAGTTGCGCACGACCGACGTGCTCAAGGATCTGTTCGCGCGCACGGTCGCCGCCGACGAGGAGTCGCTGAAGCTCACGCAGAGCCAGTTCCGCGCGGGCATCGCCACCGATGCGGACGTGTCGCTGGCACAGGTCACGCTCGAATCCGCGCGCGCGCAGGGCATCGACCTCGACGTCCAGCGCACGCAACTCGAACATGCGCTGGCCGTGCTCACGGGCCATGCGCCCGGCGCCTTCGCGCTCGCGCAGGCCGCACCCGGCACGCCGGTCACGATGCGGCTGCTCGCGCCGCCGCCGGGCCTGCCGTCCACGCTGCTCGAACGCCGTCCCGATATCGCCGCCGCCGAACGCCGGATGGCGGCCGCCAATGCGCAGATCGGCGTGGCGCGCGCCGCGTACTACCCGCAGCTGACGCTGTCCGCATCGGGCGGCGGCAGCAGTGCGAACCTTGCCAACTGGTTTATCGCGCCGGGCCGGGTATGGTCGCTGGGCGCGGGCCTCGCGCAGACCATCTTCGACGGCGGCCTGCGCAGCGGGCGCAACGATCAGGCCGTCGCGGCCTATGATGAAAGCGCGGCCGCATACCGCCAGACCGTGCTCTCGGGCCTGCAGGAAGTGGAAGACAGCCTGTCCGCGCTGCGTGTGCTCGATCAGGAAGTGGTGGTGCAAGACCGCGCGGTGGATGCCGCGCGGCGCGCCGAGCGCGTGTCGCTCGCGCAATACCGCGCCGGCACCGCGCAATACCTGACCGTCATCACCGCGCAGCAGCTGGCGCTGACCAACGAGCGCACGGCCATCACGCTGCGCGGCCGCGCGTTCGCGGCCAGCGTTGCACTCGTCAAGGCGACCGGTGGCGGATGGCAGACCGATGCATTGCGGTCTCCACCGCCGATGACTACCCACGACGCACCGGCCGTCGCCGCCCAGCGCTGA
- a CDS encoding DUF899 family protein, with protein sequence MPALHDHRYPNESADYRAARDALLEAEIALRRQTEAVAAMRRALPPGGRVEEDYLFEQAMPGQPGQVRLSELFAPGQDTLVLYNFMYGPNMKQACPSCTSILDAIDDVVPHARQRIGFAVVARSPLERLLAYARQRGWAHMRLLSSANNAYNADYHGETAEGAQMPMLNVFTRRDGELRHFYGTELMFTKGEDGQDPRHVDPIWPLWSLLDYTPEGRGDWRPALNY encoded by the coding sequence ATGCCAGCATTGCACGACCATCGCTATCCGAACGAATCGGCCGACTACCGCGCCGCGCGCGACGCGCTGCTCGAGGCCGAAATCGCGCTGCGCCGCCAGACCGAAGCCGTGGCCGCGATGCGCCGCGCGCTGCCGCCGGGCGGGCGCGTTGAGGAAGACTATCTGTTCGAGCAGGCCATGCCCGGCCAGCCGGGGCAGGTGCGGCTCTCGGAACTGTTTGCGCCGGGGCAGGACACGCTGGTGCTCTACAACTTCATGTACGGACCGAACATGAAGCAGGCCTGCCCGTCGTGCACGTCGATCCTCGATGCGATCGACGACGTGGTCCCGCACGCGCGCCAGCGCATCGGCTTTGCCGTGGTGGCCCGTTCGCCGCTGGAGCGCCTGCTCGCCTATGCCCGGCAGCGCGGCTGGGCACACATGCGGCTGCTGTCGTCGGCCAATAACGCGTATAACGCCGACTACCATGGCGAAACCGCCGAGGGCGCCCAGATGCCGATGCTCAACGTGTTCACCCGCCGCGACGGGGAATTGCGCCATTTCTACGGGACCGAGCTGATGTTCACCAAGGGCGAGGACGGCCAGGATCCGCGCCACGTGGATCCGATCTGGCCGCTCTGGAGCCTGCTGGACTACACCCCGGAAGGCCGGGGCGACTGGCGGCCGGCGCTGAATTACTGA
- the groES gene encoding co-chaperone GroES → MNLRPLHDRVIVKRLDNETKTASGIVIPDNAAEKPDQGEVLAVGPGKKDDKGNSIALDVKVGDRVLFGKYAGQGVKVDGQELLVMREEDIMAVVQK, encoded by the coding sequence ATGAATCTGCGTCCCTTGCACGACCGCGTGATCGTGAAGCGTCTGGACAACGAAACCAAGACCGCGTCCGGCATCGTGATTCCCGATAACGCCGCGGAAAAGCCCGATCAGGGCGAAGTGCTGGCCGTGGGCCCCGGCAAGAAGGACGACAAGGGCAACTCGATCGCCCTCGACGTCAAGGTGGGTGACCGCGTGCTGTTCGGCAAGTACGCCGGCCAGGGCGTGAAGGTGGATGGCCAGGAACTGCTGGTCATGCGCGAAGAAGACATCATGGCCGTGGTGCAGAAGTAA
- the groL gene encoding chaperonin GroEL (60 kDa chaperone family; promotes refolding of misfolded polypeptides especially under stressful conditions; forms two stacked rings of heptamers to form a barrel-shaped 14mer; ends can be capped by GroES; misfolded proteins enter the barrel where they are refolded when GroES binds) yields the protein MAAKDVVFGDAARAKMVEGVNILANAVKVTLGPKGRNVVLERSFGGPTVTKDGVSVAKEIELKDKLQNMGAQMVKEVASKTSDNAGDGTTTATVLAQSIVREGMKFVAAGMNPMDLKRGIDKAVASAVEELKKLSKPTTTSKEIAQVGAISANSDASIGERIAEAMDKVGKEGVITVEDGKSLADELEVVEGMQFDRGYLSPYFINNPEKQVVALDSPFVLLFDKKVSNIRDLLPVLEQVAKAGRPLLIIAEDVEGEALATLVVNNIRGILKTAAVKAPGFGDRRKAMLEDIAILTGGTVIAEEIGLTLEKATLQDLGQAKRIEIGKENTIIIDGAGDASAIEGRVKQIRAQIEEATSDYDREKLQERVAKLAGGVAVIKVGAATEVEMKEKKARVEDALHATRAAVEEGIVPGGGVALLRARAAISGLTGDNADQNAGIKIVLRAMEEPLRQIVLNAGEEASVVVAKVIEGKGNYGYNAASGEYGDLVEMGVLDPTKVTRTALQNAASVASLMLTTDCAVAETPKEESAPAMPGGMGGMGGMEGMM from the coding sequence ATGGCAGCAAAAGACGTAGTGTTCGGCGACGCCGCCCGTGCCAAGATGGTCGAAGGCGTGAACATCCTCGCCAACGCAGTGAAGGTTACGCTGGGCCCGAAGGGTCGTAACGTGGTGCTGGAGCGCAGCTTCGGCGGCCCGACCGTGACCAAGGACGGTGTGTCCGTGGCCAAGGAAATCGAACTGAAGGACAAGCTCCAGAACATGGGCGCGCAAATGGTCAAGGAAGTGGCTTCCAAGACCAGCGACAACGCCGGTGACGGTACCACCACCGCAACCGTGCTGGCCCAGTCGATCGTGCGCGAAGGCATGAAGTTCGTGGCCGCCGGCATGAACCCGATGGATCTGAAGCGCGGCATCGACAAGGCCGTGGCCTCCGCCGTGGAAGAGCTCAAGAAGCTGAGCAAGCCCACGACGACCAGCAAGGAAATCGCTCAGGTTGGCGCCATCTCGGCCAACAGCGATGCCTCGATCGGCGAGCGTATCGCCGAAGCGATGGACAAGGTCGGCAAGGAAGGCGTGATCACCGTGGAAGACGGCAAGTCGCTGGCCGACGAGCTGGAAGTCGTGGAAGGCATGCAGTTCGACCGCGGCTACCTGTCGCCGTACTTCATCAACAACCCGGAAAAGCAGGTTGTTGCCCTGGACTCCCCGTTCGTGCTGCTGTTCGACAAGAAGGTGTCGAACATTCGCGACCTGCTGCCGGTGCTGGAGCAAGTGGCCAAGGCTGGCCGTCCGCTGCTGATCATCGCTGAAGACGTCGAAGGCGAAGCCCTGGCGACCCTCGTGGTGAACAACATCCGTGGCATCCTGAAGACCGCCGCCGTCAAGGCTCCGGGCTTCGGCGACCGCCGCAAGGCCATGCTGGAAGACATCGCCATCCTGACCGGCGGTACCGTGATCGCCGAAGAGATCGGCCTGACGCTCGAGAAGGCTACCCTGCAAGACCTGGGTCAAGCCAAGCGCATCGAGATCGGCAAGGAAAACACCATCATCATCGACGGTGCTGGCGACGCATCGGCCATCGAAGGCCGCGTGAAGCAAATCCGTGCCCAGATCGAAGAAGCGACCTCGGACTACGACCGTGAAAAGCTGCAAGAGCGCGTGGCCAAGCTGGCCGGCGGTGTTGCCGTGATCAAGGTTGGCGCTGCCACCGAAGTCGAAATGAAGGAAAAGAAGGCACGCGTGGAAGACGCGCTGCACGCAACCCGCGCTGCCGTGGAAGAAGGCATCGTCCCCGGCGGTGGTGTTGCACTGCTGCGCGCTCGCGCTGCCATCTCGGGCCTGACGGGCGACAACGCCGATCAGAACGCCGGTATCAAGATCGTGCTGCGCGCGATGGAAGAGCCGCTGCGCCAGATCGTGCTGAACGCCGGTGAAGAAGCCTCGGTCGTCGTGGCCAAGGTCATCGAAGGCAAGGGCAACTACGGCTACAACGCGGCCTCCGGCGAGTACGGCGACCTCGTGGAAATGGGCGTGCTGGACCCGACCAAGGTGACCCGCACCGCGCTGCAGAACGCCGCTTCGGTGGCGTCGCTGATGCTGACGACCGACTGCGCCGTGGCGGAAACGCCGAAGGAAGAATCGGCGCCGGCAATGCCGGGCGGCATGGGTGGCATGGGCGGCATGGAAGGCATGATGTAA
- a CDS encoding YncE family protein, with the protein MTHHPLTRLAAALAAGIALTATAATAWAGQAPGAASAADIPISHRDRLYAAEQFSNTVSVTDPADNRLLGVIRLGDPSPGNFSPLYRGQVLVHGMGFSPDHRTLAVVSIGSNSVTFIDTQTNTVKHTTYVGRSPHEAFYTPDGKEVWVTVRGENYVAVLDANTFEEKTRIVTPAGPGMQIFSPDGKYGYICSSFNPETKVVSVADHKIVGTVKQESPFCPNIAASPDGTQVWFTLKDVGRTQVFDARPPFAPIRTIDTGPITNHVNFARTPKGTFAYITVGGLNVVKVFRTDDFSLVATIPVGKLPHGVWPSADGTRIYVGLENADALAAIDTATQRVVANVPIGQAPQAIAYVPDAVPEGDGTQNLQPLGVAGQVSHLTLAPAGASAAAAPTSVSLFDQGLVQVLQASVTGLQPRAPYVLALADNADGSGNVQPLASFMTNPAGSAIVNSIGPIRQVVTPDHAPTHAPTHAPTHAPTHAPTNPATDKRRYLMVAPQADGKPGAPVQLQQQ; encoded by the coding sequence ATGACACATCACCCGCTTACCCGCCTCGCCGCCGCGCTCGCCGCTGGCATCGCCCTCACCGCCACCGCCGCCACCGCCTGGGCCGGCCAGGCCCCGGGCGCAGCCAGCGCCGCCGACATTCCCATCAGCCACCGCGACCGTCTCTACGCGGCCGAGCAGTTCTCGAACACGGTATCGGTCACGGACCCCGCCGATAACCGCCTGCTTGGCGTGATCCGCCTCGGCGATCCGTCCCCGGGCAACTTCAGCCCGCTCTATCGCGGGCAGGTGCTCGTGCACGGCATGGGCTTCTCCCCCGACCACCGCACGCTCGCCGTGGTATCCATCGGCTCCAACTCGGTCACGTTCATCGACACGCAGACCAATACGGTCAAGCACACGACCTACGTCGGCCGCTCGCCGCACGAGGCCTTCTACACGCCAGACGGCAAGGAGGTCTGGGTCACCGTGCGCGGGGAGAACTACGTGGCCGTGCTCGATGCGAACACGTTCGAAGAGAAGACACGCATCGTCACGCCGGCGGGCCCCGGCATGCAGATCTTCTCGCCCGACGGCAAGTACGGCTATATCTGCTCGTCGTTCAATCCCGAGACCAAGGTCGTCTCCGTGGCCGATCACAAGATCGTCGGCACCGTGAAGCAGGAAAGCCCGTTCTGCCCGAATATCGCCGCCTCGCCGGACGGCACGCAGGTCTGGTTCACGCTCAAGGATGTGGGCCGCACGCAGGTGTTCGATGCCAGGCCGCCGTTCGCGCCGATCCGGACGATCGACACCGGCCCGATCACCAACCATGTGAACTTCGCGCGCACGCCCAAGGGAACGTTCGCCTATATCACCGTCGGCGGCCTCAACGTGGTCAAGGTCTTCCGCACCGACGATTTCTCGCTGGTGGCGACGATTCCGGTCGGCAAGCTCCCGCACGGCGTGTGGCCCTCGGCCGATGGCACGCGCATCTATGTGGGCCTCGAGAACGCGGACGCGCTTGCCGCGATCGATACCGCCACGCAGCGCGTGGTCGCCAATGTGCCGATCGGCCAGGCGCCGCAGGCCATCGCCTACGTGCCAGACGCGGTGCCCGAAGGCGACGGCACGCAGAACCTGCAGCCGCTCGGCGTGGCCGGGCAGGTCTCGCATCTGACGCTCGCGCCGGCCGGTGCCAGCGCGGCCGCGGCCCCTACCAGCGTCTCGCTGTTCGATCAGGGCCTCGTGCAGGTGCTGCAGGCATCGGTGACGGGTCTGCAGCCCAGGGCGCCGTATGTGCTCGCGCTGGCCGACAACGCCGACGGCAGCGGCAACGTGCAGCCGCTCGCGTCGTTCATGACCAATCCCGCGGGCTCGGCCATCGTCAATTCGATCGGCCCGATCCGCCAGGTTGTGACGCCGGACCACGCGCCGACCCACGCGCCGACCCACGCGCCGACCCACGCGCCGACCCACGCGCCGACCAATCCCGCAACCGACAAGCGCCGCTACCTGATGGTGGCGCCGCAGGCCGACGGCAAGCCCGGCGCGCCGGTCCAGCTCCAGCAGCAATAA
- a CDS encoding DUF305 domain-containing protein — MGLLALLTPLVVLPAFAAPPAGEAAFIAENDAAMARMMKDMDIQPTGDIDRDFVAMMTPHHQGAIEMAQAVLRHGKNEQLRRIAQEIIVDQQQEIAAMQLALGQPAPPSAPAPTAPGGAAPTAAPAAATAPSGTHSHAMSMSHHD; from the coding sequence CTGGGCCTGCTGGCGTTGCTGACGCCGCTTGTCGTCCTTCCTGCCTTTGCGGCGCCGCCCGCCGGCGAGGCGGCTTTCATCGCCGAGAACGATGCCGCCATGGCCAGGATGATGAAAGACATGGACATCCAGCCTACCGGCGACATCGACCGCGACTTCGTCGCCATGATGACGCCGCACCATCAGGGTGCCATCGAGATGGCGCAGGCCGTGCTGCGCCATGGCAAGAACGAGCAGCTGCGGCGCATCGCGCAGGAAATCATCGTCGATCAGCAGCAGGAGATCGCCGCCATGCAGCTCGCGCTCGGCCAGCCGGCCCCGCCATCGGCCCCGGCCCCTACCGCGCCGGGTGGGGCGGCTCCGACCGCGGCGCCGGCGGCCGCCACCGCGCCATCGGGCACGCATTCCCACGCGATGTCCATGTCGCATCACGACTGA
- a CDS encoding RNA polymerase sigma factor, producing the protein MNIRDVLIDHVPRLRRYARALIQNRELADDLVQDTLERALGHAHQYRPDGDARAWLFAIMHNVHANQARRASARAPHVAMEGDVLDAAIDAAGFAGLAGTPDGQARALELRDLDAALAKLSAEQREVVLLVGLEDMSYAEVAQTLGIPLGTVMSRLSRGRERLRALVAGEAGDLGQGAATKLRVVR; encoded by the coding sequence ATGAACATCCGGGATGTCCTGATCGACCATGTGCCGCGGCTGCGCCGCTACGCGCGTGCGCTGATCCAGAACCGGGAACTGGCGGACGATCTCGTGCAGGACACGCTGGAACGCGCGCTCGGCCATGCGCACCAGTACCGGCCGGACGGCGATGCGCGCGCATGGCTGTTCGCGATCATGCATAACGTCCACGCCAACCAGGCGCGGCGGGCATCCGCGCGCGCGCCGCATGTGGCGATGGAGGGCGATGTGCTCGATGCCGCCATCGACGCCGCGGGGTTTGCCGGCCTGGCGGGGACCCCCGACGGCCAGGCGCGCGCGCTGGAGTTGCGCGACCTCGACGCGGCGCTGGCGAAGCTGTCGGCCGAACAGCGCGAGGTGGTGCTGCTGGTCGGTCTGGAGGACATGAGTTATGCCGAGGTGGCGCAGACGCTCGGCATTCCGCTGGGCACCGTGATGTCGCGCCTGTCGCGCGGACGCGAACGGCTGCGCGCGCTGGTGGCGGGAGAAGCCGGCGACCTCGGGCAGGGCGCCGCGACGAAACTGAGGGTGGTGCGATGA
- a CDS encoding anti-sigma factor family protein produces MNDERPTGPADAAIGELELHAYVDGELSAERRAAVERALESDPVLVARVDDYLAQKRLLHARYDAVLDEAVPRRLWPAANARRRSRMTVAFAMAAMLALGVGIGIGMGGVMGGVMGGVMSGGPSSRVVVASQGGDASSGFARRAALAHVVFMPDIVRPTAMDGGHEQDFVNWLAQRLGTDVHPPMLTRSGFELVGGRLLPDANGDVAQFMYRDAQGQRITLCVSRRKADSGTTAFRLYQDGSVNVFYWIDGDFGYAVSGGIGRDVLLELSHDVHEQIANRKR; encoded by the coding sequence ATGAACGACGAACGACCAACGGGCCCGGCCGACGCGGCCATCGGCGAACTCGAACTGCATGCCTATGTCGATGGCGAGCTGTCCGCCGAGCGGCGGGCGGCCGTGGAGCGCGCGCTCGAGTCCGATCCGGTGCTCGTGGCGCGCGTGGACGACTACCTTGCGCAGAAGCGCCTGCTGCATGCGCGATACGACGCCGTGCTCGACGAGGCCGTGCCGCGGCGATTATGGCCGGCCGCCAATGCGCGGCGCCGGTCGCGAATGACCGTGGCGTTTGCGATGGCCGCGATGCTGGCGCTCGGCGTAGGGATCGGCATCGGCATGGGTGGCGTCATGGGCGGCGTCATGGGCGGCGTCATGAGCGGCGGGCCGTCGTCGCGCGTGGTGGTGGCGTCGCAGGGCGGCGACGCCTCGTCGGGCTTTGCGCGCCGCGCGGCGCTCGCGCATGTGGTGTTCATGCCCGATATCGTGCGGCCGACGGCGATGGATGGCGGGCACGAGCAGGACTTCGTGAACTGGCTTGCGCAGCGGCTCGGGACCGATGTGCATCCGCCGATGCTCACGCGCAGCGGGTTCGAACTCGTGGGCGGGCGGCTGCTGCCCGATGCCAATGGCGATGTCGCCCAGTTCATGTATCGCGATGCGCAGGGGCAGCGGATCACGCTATGCGTGTCGCGGCGCAAGGCGGACAGTGGCACGACCGCGTTCCGGCTCTATCAGGATGGGTCCGTCAATGTGTTCTACTGGATCGATGGCGATTTCGGCTATGCCGTATCGGGCGGCATCGGCCGCGACGTGCTGCTCGAGTTGTCGCACGACGTGCATGAGCAGATTGCGAACAGGAAGCGTTAG
- a CDS encoding metallophosphoesterase, protein MKLRLLSDLHLEHDMPQDVPTCDADLVILAGDIANGREGVDWAARTFDVPVVYVPGNHEYYESNFALVDRQLAAASAEFGHVIVLNEAVAEFADRDGTRVRVIGTTWWTDYQLFGAARFDDAMAACASVMVDHRLIHTASEDGTLRRFTPADALARHRRATAWLEATLAQPFDGKTVVVTHHGPDIGSLDARYAHDIVSAGFLSQRPDLVMQTDLWVHGHTHTGFDYRIDDARVVCNPRGYRSRRTGEMENPRFDWNYVVEI, encoded by the coding sequence ATGAAGCTGCGCCTGCTCAGCGATCTCCACCTCGAGCACGACATGCCGCAGGACGTGCCCACCTGCGACGCGGATCTCGTGATCCTCGCCGGCGATATCGCCAACGGTCGCGAGGGCGTCGATTGGGCCGCGCGCACGTTCGACGTGCCCGTGGTCTATGTGCCGGGCAATCACGAGTACTACGAGAGCAATTTCGCGCTGGTCGATCGGCAGCTCGCGGCCGCGTCGGCCGAGTTCGGCCATGTGATCGTGCTCAACGAGGCGGTGGCGGAATTTGCCGATCGCGACGGGACGCGTGTGCGCGTCATCGGCACCACGTGGTGGACCGACTACCAGCTGTTCGGCGCGGCGCGCTTCGACGACGCGATGGCGGCCTGCGCGAGCGTCATGGTGGACCATCGGCTGATCCACACGGCTTCGGAAGACGGGACGCTTCGGCGCTTTACGCCCGCCGATGCGCTGGCCCGGCACCGGCGCGCGACGGCATGGCTCGAGGCAACGCTCGCGCAGCCGTTCGACGGCAAGACCGTCGTGGTCACGCATCACGGCCCCGATATCGGCAGCCTCGATGCGCGTTATGCGCACGATATCGTGTCGGCGGGCTTCCTCTCGCAACGGCCGGACCTGGTCATGCAGACAGATTTGTGGGTGCATGGGCATACGCATACGGGCTTCGACTACCGCATCGACGATGCCCGTGTGGTCTGCAACCCGCGCGGCTACCGGTCGCGACGGACGGGGGAGATGGAGAACCCGCGGTTCGACTGGAACTACGTCGTGGAGATCTGA